A genome region from Sulfitobacter pacificus includes the following:
- the pcaF gene encoding 3-oxoadipyl-CoA thiolase, giving the protein MTEVFICDYIRTPIGRFGGALAAVRADDLGAIPLKALKSRNPKVDWDAVDDVVFGCANQAGEDNRNVARMASLLAGLPVGVGGTTINRLCGSGMDAILVAARQIAAGEAEMMIAGGVESMSRAPFVMPKAESAFARAAEIHDTTIGWRFVNPRMQAAFGVDSMPQTGQNVADDFGISREAQDAMALSSQIKAAAAQSNGRLAREITPVNAPQRKGEPLVIDRDEHLRATTLETLSKLKPLFPNGSVTAGNSSGVNDGAAALILASADMAAKYGFTPLARILGGATAGVPPRIMGIGPAPASQKLMDRLGLTLADFDVIELNEAFAAQGIATLRQLSVANDDPRVNINGGAIALGHPLGMSGARITGTAALQLALSGGRRALATMCIGVGQGIAIAIERV; this is encoded by the coding sequence ATGACCGAGGTATTTATTTGCGACTACATCCGCACACCAATCGGCCGCTTTGGCGGCGCACTGGCAGCTGTGCGCGCCGACGATTTGGGCGCGATTCCCCTGAAGGCGCTGAAGTCGCGCAACCCGAAAGTCGATTGGGATGCGGTCGACGATGTGGTGTTCGGTTGCGCAAACCAGGCCGGTGAAGATAACCGCAACGTCGCCCGAATGGCATCCCTTCTCGCCGGCCTGCCAGTCGGAGTCGGCGGCACCACTATTAACCGCCTCTGCGGATCTGGCATGGATGCCATCCTGGTCGCCGCACGCCAAATTGCCGCTGGAGAGGCCGAGATGATGATTGCGGGTGGAGTGGAGAGTATGTCGCGCGCGCCCTTCGTGATGCCCAAAGCCGAAAGCGCCTTCGCGCGCGCTGCGGAGATTCACGACACAACAATCGGCTGGCGCTTCGTCAACCCGAGGATGCAGGCCGCTTTCGGCGTAGATTCCATGCCCCAGACCGGCCAAAACGTCGCCGACGATTTCGGCATCAGTCGTGAGGCCCAAGACGCGATGGCTCTGTCCAGCCAGATTAAAGCTGCAGCGGCGCAGTCGAATGGGCGACTCGCGCGCGAAATCACCCCAGTTAACGCCCCTCAGCGAAAGGGAGAGCCACTTGTAATTGACCGCGACGAGCATCTTCGCGCCACCACTCTCGAGACGCTGTCCAAGCTGAAACCGCTGTTTCCGAATGGCTCCGTCACCGCCGGCAACTCATCCGGGGTGAACGACGGCGCTGCGGCGCTGATCCTTGCGAGCGCCGACATGGCCGCGAAGTACGGCTTTACACCCCTCGCCCGGATCCTGGGCGGGGCGACCGCCGGCGTGCCCCCGAGGATCATGGGAATCGGCCCTGCCCCGGCTAGCCAGAAGCTGATGGACCGGCTCGGCCTGACCCTAGCCGATTTCGATGTGATCGAATTGAATGAAGCATTCGCCGCACAAGGCATCGCGACTCTGCGGCAATTGAGCGTTGCAAATGACGATCCCCGCGTGAACATCAACGGTGGTGCGATTGCATTGGGTCATCCGCTCGGCATGTCAGGCGCGCGCATCACCGGGACCGCTGCACTTCAACTAGCTTTGAGCGGTGGACGACGAGCTCTTGCAACCATGTGCATCGGTGTGGGACAGGGCATTGCGATAGCGATCGAGCGGGTTTGA
- a CDS encoding IS5 family transposase (programmed frameshift) translates to MSDLFWLSDAQMARLEPFFPKSHGRPRVDDRRVLSGIIFINRNGLRWRDAPREYGPHKTLYNRWKRWSDKGIFAQMLAGLAAEHGEKKTVMIDATYLKAHRTASSLGGQKGGRGRLIGRTKGGMNTKLHALCDSKGRPINFFVSAGQVSDYIGARALLSSLPKVDWLLGDRGYDADWFREALQDKGIRACIPGRKQRKTTVKYDKRRYKRRSRIEIMFGRLKDWRRVATRYDRCPKAFFSAIALAAIVIYWL, encoded by the exons ATGTCTGATCTTTTCTGGTTGAGCGACGCGCAGATGGCGCGCCTTGAGCCATTCTTCCCCAAGTCCCACGGCCGGCCTCGGGTCGATGATCGACGGGTGTTGAGCGGGATTATCTTCATAAACCGCAATGGTTTACGCTGGAGGGATGCGCCAAGAGAGTATGGCCCGCATAAGACGCTATACAATCGCTGGAAGCGGTGGAGCGACAAGGGCATCTTCGCGCAGATGCTGGCCGGGCTGGCAGCCGAGCACGGCGAGAAGAAGACTGTGATGATTGACGCGACTTATCTGAAAGCTCATCGGACGGCGTCCAGCCTGGGCG GTCAAAAAGGGGGGCGTGGCCGCCTGATCGGCCGCACCAAGGGCGGCATGAACACGAAGCTGCATGCCCTCTGTGACAGCAAGGGCCGCCCGATCAACTTCTTCGTGTCCGCCGGGCAAGTCAGCGATTACATCGGAGCGCGAGCGCTGCTCAGCAGCCTGCCGAAGGTCGACTGGCTGCTCGGCGACCGGGGTTACGACGCTGATTGGTTCCGGGAAGCGTTGCAGGACAAAGGGATACGCGCCTGCATCCCCGGCAGAAAACAACGCAAGACGACCGTGAAATACGACAAGCGGCGTTACAAACGGCGCAGCCGCATCGAGATCATGTTCGGCCGGCTCAAGGACTGGCGCCGCGTGGCAACCCGATACGACAGGTGCCCCAAGGCCTTCTTCTCCGCCATCGCTCTCGCCGCGATCGTCATCTATTGGCTGTGA
- a CDS encoding IS110 family transposase, with amino-acid sequence MFWSACLRRSATDKLGPPVSARPVTSYTTAIDISSTMHMAAVSPDTGTMPVRAFGTFTQDLHDLAAWFQSCGVTSVAMKSTGVYWIQAYEILEAYGFEVILVNAQYAKNVPGRKPLRLPIGMTT; translated from the coding sequence ATGTTCTGGTCAGCCTGCCTGCGGCGCAGCGCGACTGACAAACTCGGCCCGCCGGTGAGCGCGAGGCCCGTCACGAGCTACACCACAGCGATTGATATCAGTTCGACCATGCATATGGCAGCGGTGAGCCCTGACACAGGGACCATGCCGGTGCGCGCCTTCGGGACGTTCACTCAGGATCTGCACGATCTGGCCGCTTGGTTCCAGTCGTGCGGCGTCACCAGCGTGGCCATGAAGTCGACCGGCGTTTACTGGATACAGGCATATGAGATCCTTGAGGCGTATGGCTTCGAGGTCATTCTCGTCAACGCCCAGTACGCCAAAAATGTCCCGGGTCGCAAACCCCTTCGCTTACCGATTGGAATGACCACTTAG
- a CDS encoding helix-turn-helix domain-containing protein produces the protein MNLRDRVALNIQELRRARGLSQEELAHRADVSRGHMGKVENAKFAASLDLLERIAKALNVDPEVLFAKR, from the coding sequence ATGAACTTGCGGGACCGTGTAGCACTGAACATCCAGGAATTGAGACGCGCCCGCGGCCTCAGCCAGGAGGAGCTTGCTCATCGGGCCGATGTGAGCCGCGGCCATATGGGCAAGGTCGAGAACGCCAAGTTCGCGGCCTCGCTCGACCTTCTAGAACGCATCGCCAAGGCGCTCAATGTCGACCCCGAAGTACTCTTCGCGAAGCGCTAG
- a CDS encoding acetolactate synthase large subunit → MTSSNELNGAEALVHTLLKSGVDTCFANPGTSEMHFVGALDRIPGMHCVLGLQENVVTGMADGYYRIAGKAACTLLHCGPGLANGMGNLHNARRARAGIVNIVGDQATYHRPLDAPLTADTEGMARTVSHWVRTSMDVGDVGRDAAVAVQAANEVSGQISTLILPADSSWNQGGVVAEPLPPQMPPPIDPHAVVNSARVLHGKKNVLILLADKATHAPALGLAWRLAQATGADLLASYSNAHMQRGRGRVALERVPYGTDAAIEALSRYEHIILVNAVPPVGFFAYPGKPSTQYSSNTQLHVLSRIDQDPVAALQALVDELGAPEAAVLDVGPRPEVVGGPVTEDALGQNLAALMPENAIISNESVSFGRNFYKLTHTAPAHDWLNLAGGAIGDGLPVATGAAVAAKGQRRVISLQADGSAMYSLQSLWTQARERLPCTTILLNNRKYNILIGEYKNVGAVPGATAMGMLDLSNPDINWVGIANSLGVEAARATTMEECAALMKQSFGQPGPFLIDLVI, encoded by the coding sequence ATGACCTCGTCAAACGAACTCAATGGTGCCGAAGCCCTTGTTCATACGCTATTAAAGTCTGGGGTTGACACCTGCTTTGCCAACCCCGGCACAAGCGAAATGCACTTCGTCGGAGCGCTGGATCGTATCCCAGGAATGCACTGCGTTTTGGGTCTGCAGGAGAACGTTGTCACCGGGATGGCTGATGGCTACTACCGCATCGCGGGAAAGGCGGCCTGTACGCTTTTGCATTGCGGGCCTGGGCTGGCCAACGGCATGGGCAACCTGCACAATGCACGGCGGGCTCGGGCTGGGATCGTCAATATTGTGGGCGATCAGGCGACCTATCACCGCCCTTTGGATGCTCCCCTTACCGCTGATACGGAAGGGATGGCGCGCACCGTTTCGCATTGGGTGCGCACAAGCATGGACGTTGGCGACGTCGGTCGAGATGCCGCCGTAGCCGTGCAGGCTGCGAATGAAGTATCGGGGCAGATATCCACTCTAATCCTTCCGGCTGATTCCTCGTGGAATCAAGGTGGCGTCGTGGCCGAACCGTTGCCGCCACAGATGCCACCGCCGATCGACCCGCATGCAGTTGTCAATTCCGCTCGCGTATTGCACGGGAAGAAGAACGTGCTGATCCTTCTGGCCGACAAAGCAACCCATGCTCCGGCGCTAGGATTGGCGTGGAGGCTGGCGCAGGCGACCGGTGCCGACCTTTTGGCCAGCTATTCCAATGCACATATGCAGCGTGGTCGCGGTCGGGTCGCACTGGAGCGTGTACCCTATGGGACTGACGCCGCTATCGAGGCGCTCAGCCGCTATGAACATATTATTCTGGTGAACGCGGTGCCGCCGGTAGGCTTTTTTGCATATCCAGGCAAGCCCTCAACGCAATACTCATCCAACACTCAGTTGCACGTTCTGTCGCGGATCGATCAGGACCCGGTGGCGGCTCTTCAGGCGCTGGTTGATGAGCTGGGCGCACCCGAGGCGGCTGTTCTAGACGTCGGCCCGCGTCCGGAGGTAGTCGGAGGTCCGGTGACGGAAGACGCTCTTGGCCAGAATCTGGCGGCACTGATGCCCGAGAATGCCATTATCTCCAATGAGAGCGTCTCGTTTGGACGTAACTTTTACAAGCTCACCCACACCGCGCCGGCTCACGACTGGCTGAACCTCGCGGGTGGGGCTATCGGTGACGGATTGCCAGTTGCGACTGGGGCGGCTGTGGCGGCTAAGGGACAGCGACGTGTGATAAGCCTGCAGGCCGATGGATCGGCGATGTATTCGCTGCAATCGCTCTGGACGCAGGCGCGGGAGCGGCTACCTTGCACTACGATCCTTCTGAACAATCGCAAATATAATATCTTGATCGGTGAATATAAAAACGTCGGGGCGGTGCCTGGTGCCACTGCGATGGGGATGTTGGACCTCTCGAATCCCGACATTAACTGGGTGGGCATTGCAAACAGTCTAGGTGTTGAAGCCGCGAGGGCGACTACCATGGAAGAATGCGCAGCGTTGATGAAGCAGAGTTTCGGGCAGCCCGGCCCCTTTCTGATCGACCTCGTGATCTGA
- a CDS encoding 3-hydroxyacyl-CoA dehydrogenase NAD-binding domain-containing protein translates to MHLVTTHVEAGIAWLKINNPPVNALSRDLRVALIEDISAASANADVRAVVLSGTNGTFIAGADLKEFGHPITAPTLPEVIASIEACPKPVIAAIEGPALGGGYEIALACDGRVALSTASVGLPEGTFGIIPGAGGTVRLPRLTDAAKALEIITSCRLVKAPEALQLGMIDQIVPDLREGAATFALEHPAKRLVRDLPPLGHDAAAFETAASIALKRGKNRPFVSAQVQALRDAVALPFDTALDNARAAFVALRDTDESAALCHLFFAERQAAQVAGLERVSPRSIQSVGIVGAGTMGSGIAAAFLAAGIPVRLTDLQPEALDAARERIAGFLAKARDPASLTIVGAVEDLADCDLLLEAVFEDMAVKSELMARLDRIAKPGTILASNTSYLNLDKLATATSRPEAVVGLHFFAPAHVMKLLEIVRGAETSPVVLKTALALGRRLRKVSVVAGVCEGFIGNRIYNAYRAECEAMLMDGALPQEVDRALETFGFAMGPFAVSDMSGLDIAWANRKRRHAAGEYKGQDVPVLEWLVEAGRLGQKTGAGWYDYVEGNRRPGAIVQTLIERAREGKAPNTLSEENIQRRALSAIINEALLVLEDGIAQRASDIDLVLVNGYGFPRHLGGPLFWASRQPLEQIRSTLAEIMPVRPGNLSHLSNGSIVP, encoded by the coding sequence ATGCATTTGGTGACGACACATGTAGAGGCAGGCATCGCCTGGCTGAAAATCAATAACCCTCCGGTGAATGCCTTATCGCGCGACCTGCGCGTAGCGTTGATCGAAGACATCTCGGCGGCGAGTGCAAATGCTGACGTGCGTGCAGTGGTCCTGTCTGGTACTAACGGCACTTTCATTGCGGGGGCGGATCTGAAGGAATTTGGCCACCCCATCACCGCCCCCACACTGCCCGAGGTAATCGCGAGTATCGAAGCTTGCCCAAAGCCCGTCATCGCGGCCATAGAAGGCCCTGCCCTAGGCGGGGGCTATGAGATCGCTTTAGCCTGCGACGGCCGCGTGGCCCTTTCCACAGCTTCCGTCGGCCTGCCCGAAGGGACGTTCGGCATCATCCCCGGCGCAGGTGGCACGGTGCGCTTGCCCCGCCTGACCGATGCAGCAAAGGCGCTTGAAATCATCACATCCTGCCGTCTGGTCAAGGCACCCGAAGCCCTGCAGCTTGGGATGATTGACCAGATCGTCCCGGACCTACGCGAAGGTGCTGCGACCTTTGCGTTGGAACACCCCGCCAAACGCCTGGTGCGCGACCTGCCCCCCTTAGGTCATGACGCCGCCGCCTTCGAGACGGCCGCCAGTATAGCCCTGAAGCGCGGCAAGAACCGCCCCTTCGTTAGCGCCCAAGTTCAGGCCCTGCGCGACGCAGTCGCATTGCCGTTTGATACGGCGCTGGACAATGCCCGTGCCGCCTTTGTCGCCTTGCGTGACACCGATGAATCCGCCGCGCTCTGCCACCTGTTTTTCGCCGAGCGTCAGGCTGCACAGGTTGCCGGTCTGGAAAGGGTTTCCCCGCGTTCGATCCAGTCCGTGGGCATTGTCGGAGCAGGCACGATGGGATCCGGGATCGCAGCCGCCTTTCTGGCCGCAGGCATTCCCGTTCGCTTGACCGATCTACAGCCTGAAGCCCTGGACGCTGCGCGCGAGCGCATCGCCGGTTTCCTTGCCAAAGCCAGAGATCCTGCCTCGCTGACAATCGTGGGTGCGGTTGAAGATCTGGCCGATTGTGACTTGCTTCTTGAGGCTGTCTTCGAGGACATGGCGGTCAAGTCAGAGCTGATGGCCCGTCTCGACCGCATTGCAAAGCCCGGCACAATTCTTGCGTCGAACACCTCCTATCTGAACCTCGACAAACTGGCTACGGCAACCTCGCGTCCCGAGGCCGTTGTCGGGCTGCACTTCTTTGCCCCCGCTCATGTGATGAAACTTCTCGAAATAGTCCGTGGTGCGGAAACCTCTCCGGTAGTTCTTAAGACCGCTCTCGCCTTGGGTCGTCGCCTGCGAAAGGTGTCGGTCGTGGCGGGGGTCTGCGAGGGGTTCATCGGCAACCGCATCTATAATGCCTATCGCGCCGAATGCGAAGCAATGCTGATGGATGGGGCGCTGCCGCAGGAAGTTGACCGGGCGCTCGAAACATTTGGGTTCGCCATGGGACCCTTCGCCGTATCCGACATGTCAGGCCTTGATATCGCGTGGGCAAATCGCAAGCGCAGACATGCCGCCGGAGAGTACAAAGGACAAGATGTGCCAGTACTGGAATGGCTGGTAGAGGCAGGCCGGTTAGGTCAGAAGACCGGGGCGGGGTGGTATGACTATGTTGAAGGCAACCGCAGACCCGGCGCCATTGTTCAAACACTGATCGAACGGGCGCGAGAAGGAAAGGCGCCCAACACCTTAAGTGAGGAAAACATCCAGCGCCGCGCTCTTTCAGCCATTATCAACGAGGCATTGCTGGTTCTAGAAGACGGAATCGCTCAGCGCGCTTCGGATATCGACCTCGTTCTGGTCAATGGTTACGGCTTCCCGCGCCATCTCGGCGGCCCCCTCTTCTGGGCCAGCCGTCAGCCGCTGGAACAGATACGCAGCACTCTCGCGGAGATCATGCCTGTGAGACCCGGCAACCTAAGCCACCTCAGCAACGGCTCAATTGTGCCGTAA
- a CDS encoding aldehyde dehydrogenase family protein yields MLEKKLFYINGAWVAPLTSHDLPVINPATEAPCAVISLGTVADVDRAVSAAKAAFDAWSQTEPGHRLGLVERLLEIYKRRAPEMAQAISLEMGAPIDMALDRQVGSGARHITNFITAFRDFQFQRPLGPHAPDDRILMDAIGVVGLITPWNWPMNQVTLKVIPALLAGCTMVHKPSEVAPLSSILFAEFIDEAGFPKGVFNLVNGDGVDVGTRLSSHPDVEMISFTGSTRAGIAISKASAETLKRVSLELGGKGANILFADADAQAVERGVLHCFANTGQSCNAPTRMLVERSIYDRVVEEAKAVGETIMIDLPSKPGQHLGPVASEAQFLRVQEMIEKGIDEGARLILGGLGRPESHNIGYFVRPTIFADVTNQMAVAREEIFGPVLTIIPFETEEEAIQIANDTPYGLSNYIQSTDDAKRNRVASRLRSGMVEMNGKSRGAGSPFGGVKASGRAREGGVWGIEEFLEPKAISGWGR; encoded by the coding sequence ATGCTGGAAAAAAAACTGTTCTATATCAATGGAGCTTGGGTCGCGCCGTTGACCTCTCATGACCTCCCCGTGATAAACCCGGCCACTGAGGCACCGTGTGCTGTGATAAGTCTTGGCACGGTGGCTGATGTTGACCGCGCGGTTTCAGCTGCGAAGGCCGCCTTTGATGCCTGGTCGCAGACCGAGCCGGGCCATCGCCTTGGCCTTGTCGAGCGCCTGCTGGAAATCTATAAGCGCCGTGCTCCCGAAATGGCGCAGGCGATCAGTCTTGAAATGGGTGCACCCATTGACATGGCGCTCGACAGGCAGGTCGGTTCCGGGGCACGGCACATCACGAACTTCATCACGGCCTTCCGCGATTTTCAATTCCAAAGACCGCTTGGGCCCCATGCACCCGACGACAGGATCCTTATGGATGCAATTGGGGTGGTGGGTCTGATCACGCCCTGGAACTGGCCTATGAATCAGGTCACACTGAAGGTCATACCGGCGCTTCTGGCGGGCTGCACAATGGTCCACAAGCCCTCGGAGGTCGCCCCGCTTTCCTCAATTTTGTTTGCCGAGTTCATTGACGAGGCGGGATTCCCGAAGGGCGTCTTCAACCTCGTCAACGGTGACGGGGTCGATGTGGGCACACGTCTCTCGTCGCATCCTGACGTCGAAATGATCAGCTTCACTGGATCAACCCGTGCGGGGATCGCGATTTCCAAGGCGTCGGCCGAGACCCTGAAGCGAGTTTCGCTGGAGCTGGGCGGAAAAGGCGCGAACATTCTGTTCGCCGACGCCGACGCTCAAGCCGTAGAGCGCGGTGTACTGCATTGCTTCGCAAACACCGGGCAAAGCTGCAATGCACCAACGCGGATGCTGGTGGAGCGTTCGATCTATGACCGTGTGGTCGAAGAGGCCAAAGCAGTTGGCGAAACGATCATGATCGACCTTCCGTCTAAACCGGGTCAACATCTCGGTCCGGTAGCATCCGAGGCGCAATTCCTGCGGGTGCAGGAGATGATCGAAAAGGGTATCGACGAAGGCGCCAGGCTGATTTTAGGTGGTCTTGGCCGGCCCGAGAGTCATAATATTGGCTATTTCGTTCGCCCAACAATCTTTGCCGACGTAACTAACCAGATGGCCGTTGCCCGTGAGGAGATTTTCGGCCCGGTCCTTACCATCATTCCTTTCGAGACCGAGGAGGAGGCGATCCAGATCGCCAATGATACGCCGTACGGGCTGTCAAACTACATCCAGTCGACCGACGATGCCAAGCGAAACCGCGTTGCATCGCGGTTGCGTTCGGGCATGGTTGAAATGAACGGTAAATCGCGGGGCGCAGGGTCACCCTTCGGCGGTGTCAAGGCTTCGGGCCGAGCGCGCGAAGGGGGCGTTTGGGGGATTGAGGAATTCCTGGAACCTAAGGCCATCTCAGGCTGGGGTCGGTAG